Genomic DNA from Clavibacter michiganensis:
CCTGACGATCTCGCTGCGGCTGGCGGGATTGGAGCTCCCGTCGATCGTCGCCGAGCGGCTGCCGAAGGCGCTCATCCACCGCAACGTCCCCGGCGAGCGCGTGCACGAGGTGCTCGCCCTCCTCGACCGCAGCTGGATCCTCAGCGCCCCGCTCGGCGTGTACGGCCCCCGGCAGCAGTGGCTGGGCGCGGTCGCCCGGTTGCGCGACGCCGGCGTCCCGGTCCAGGGCGGCTCGGCACGATGGCGGCTGGGCGAGCTGACGGTGCCGTGGTCGGCGGTGGCGCCGGCCTAGACCTCGGGCAGCGCGGCACGTGCGGTCGCCGCGTCGACGCCCGCCGCCACCTGGAGGTCGACGAGCAGAGGCCGCAGCAGCATCACGAGCATCACCTCGCCGACGGGGGCGCCGGGGATGAGCTCGCGCGGATCCAGCCGCACCGCCACGAGCACGAGGTTCTGCTGCGCGAGGGGCGCGGCCGAGGGATCCGAGAGGCTCTGGCCGAGCAGGTTCACGCCGTTCGAGACGGTGGCGAGCAGCTCGGCGAGCACCGGACGGCGCACCCCGTCGACCACAAGGAAGTCGATGCGCCGCGAGATCACGCGCAGGTTCCGCACCGCGAGGTCCATGCCGTCGAGCACGCGCCGCTGCTCGCGCAGCTCCGGCACGTGGCGGCGGAGGAACGGGGAGATCCGCGCGATGGAGAGGGCCGAGTCGGCGGCGGCGCTCCACGCGTCGATGAGCGGCTGCGTGCGCCGGAGCCGGTCGAGCGCGCGGTCGGCGGCGGTCGCGTCGCCGAGCCGCAGCGCCGTGACGAGCGAGGTGAGCGCGTACGAGCACTCGGAGAAGACGCGGCGGGCCTCGCGCAGGGCCTGCCGCCGGGGATCCCGCGGGATGAGCGCGGTCGCGAGCAGCGCCACCGCGCCGCCGACGAGCCCGTCGACGCTGCGCACGAAGACGCCGCCGGGCGGCGCGGGGAGCAGCGCGACGAGCACGGCCTGCACCCCGGCGGCGACCGCGAACGCGGCGTTCGACGACAGGAGCCGCGCCACCAGCAGCGTCGCCAGGATGATGACGAACAGCTGCCACGCGCCGCGGCCGATGCCGAGCAGGAGCACCTCGCTGAGCGTGATCCCGACGGTCATGCCGATCGCGGTCTCGAGCACCCGGACGGGCCGCGCGTCGCGGACGAAGCCGAGGCTCGTGATCGTGACGGTCGTCGCGAGCAGCGGGGTGTCGTGGCCGAGCACGTGGTGCGCGAAGGCCCAGCCGCCCGTCGCGGCGATGGCGATCTGCAGGGCGGCCGGCGCGGATCCCCACAGGCGCAGGAGCGCGGCGCGCGGATCCGCCCGGTGCCTCAGGGTGCGGGCGGCACGGGCCGACCGCTCCCGCGCGCGCTC
This window encodes:
- a CDS encoding FUSC family protein; protein product: MRSAAERARERSARAARTLRHRADPRAALLRLWGSAPAALQIAIAATGGWAFAHHVLGHDTPLLATTVTITSLGFVRDARPVRVLETAIGMTVGITLSEVLLLGIGRGAWQLFVIILATLLVARLLSSNAAFAVAAGVQAVLVALLPAPPGGVFVRSVDGLVGGAVALLATALIPRDPRRQALREARRVFSECSYALTSLVTALRLGDATAADRALDRLRRTQPLIDAWSAAADSALSIARISPFLRRHVPELREQRRVLDGMDLAVRNLRVISRRIDFLVVDGVRRPVLAELLATVSNGVNLLGQSLSDPSAAPLAQQNLVLVAVRLDPRELIPGAPVGEVMLVMLLRPLLVDLQVAAGVDAATARAALPEV